The following proteins come from a genomic window of Takifugu rubripes chromosome 11, fTakRub1.2, whole genome shotgun sequence:
- the relt gene encoding tumor necrosis factor receptor superfamily member 19L — translation MMKNHLCCAALVVLTVNVLGCGGTAALQCRWEDGCVCLQCPAGQEPSKACWQIQSPLEKVQCQSCPAGSFSNTFDADLCRPHTSCRSLGRTVEIPGISSGDSICGNCLPGFHSAAMTETSTPSPCKRTSLKRQIRTVGKDPSGGAGAPVNGTVVRTAEEKTAEYAVFALVPVFCIMGLLGILICNILKKKGYRCSADKEGGDEETATPHKEGNCQHIPEDLNEDTISILVRLITEKKENAAALEELLMEYESRQMGTNKGSSIKFPVLSPLVPFCTLPRMCPHQSHLHTISGVSGLAPKHGYCCTRGAQRKWPPVLVPPLDSLKDPLKPQLPLFLPSLDASAEGQKRAVLEGAFVDTHYTSATVPNTERVKEEGTGVKEKKEGEVKVLSVGRFQVAQIPEHKPTIVEPNKTSSQEKRNSLFLGKTFCSTLTGIRR, via the exons atgatgaagaaccACCTTTGCTGTGCAGCTCTTGTCGTCCTCACAGTAAAC GTGCTGGGCTGTGGTGGGACTGCAGCGCTGCAGTGTCGGTGGGAggatggttgtgtgtgtttgcagtgccCTGCTGGACAGGAACCTTCCAAG GCATGTTGGCAAATCCAAAGTCCACTAGAGAAGGTGCAGTGTCAGTCCTGCCCAGCAGGAAGCTTTTCCAACACATTTGATGCCGATCTTTGCCGTCCACACACTTCATGCAGGAGCCTCGGACGTACTGTGGAGATACCTGGCATATCCTCTGGCGATAGCATCTGTGGGAACTGTCTCCCTGG GTTTCATTCTGCTGCTATGACAGAAACTTCCACTCCAAGTCCctgcaaaagaa CATCTCTGAAGAGGCAAATTCGCACTGTGGGTAAAGATCCGTCCGGGGGTGCAGGAGCACCGGTGAACGGTACAGTCGTACGCACCGCCGAGGAAAAGACTGCAGAGTACGCAGTGTTTGCTTTGGTGCCCGTGTTCTGCATAATGGGCCTGCTGGGCATCCTCATCTGCAACATCCTGAAGAAAAAGGGATACCGTTGCTCTGCTGACAAGGAAGGAGGGGACGAGGAAACTGCCACACCGCATAAAGAAG GTAACTGTCAACACATTCCTGAGGACCTGAATGAAGACACCATCAGTATTCTGGTTCGTCTCATCACTGAGAAAAAAG aaaatgctgctgctcttgAAGAACTGTTGATGGAATATGAAAGCAGACAGATGGGCACGAACAAAGGCTCATCAATCAA GTTCCCAGTGCTGTCTCCCCTGGTTCCATTCTGCACACTTCCCAGGATGTGCCCCCACCAGTCACACCTACACACCATCTCTGGTGTCTCTGGCCTGGCCCCCAAACATGGCTACTGCTGCACTCGTGGTGCCCAGAGAAAGTGGCCCCCTGTGCTCGTACCTCCCTTGGACTCCCTGAAAGACCCCCTGAAGCCCCAACTGCCCCTCTTCTTGCCCTCCTTGGATGCCTCAGCTGAGGGTCAGAAGAGAGCCGTGCTGGAGGGGGCCTTTGTTGACACCCACTACACAAGTGCTACCGTGCCAAATACTGAACGGGTGAAAGAGGAAGGGACCGgtgtgaaggagaagaaggagggggaggtgaaAGTGTTGTCTGTTGGCAG GTTCCAAGTAGCTCAGATCCCTGAGCACAAACCCACCATTGTGGAACCCAACAAGACATCGTCCCAGGAGAAGCGAAACTCCCTGTTTCTTGGCAAAACCTTCTGCTCCACGCTGACTGGCATCAGGAG GTGA
- the LOC101066978 gene encoding P2Y purinoceptor 2 isoform X1: MATPDHNLTTINPLYCKFQEDFKYILLPVSYALVFVFGLALNGTALYVIVFRTRTWKPSTIYMFNLTMCDTLYILTLPFLIYYYADENDWPFSEPLCKIIRFLFYANLYGSILFLCCISLHRFIGICYPVRSLYWLSTRRAKFISAAVWGVVLVCQGPVLYFSRIRDKNSSRTCYDTTSPELFDDFLVYSSVISVLMFALPFMVVLVCNGLMVRKLLEFSWRSEGRAEGERCTLSACRSKQKSVKMIIIVLATFMLCFLPFHLTRSLYYSFRYLRQISPQQITCNTLEAINVAYKVTRPLASANSCLDPILYFLAGQDIRSNLTKKSRTTTHKAGSMGLCMTTQL; this comes from the exons ATGGCCACCCCTGACCACAACTTGACCACCATTAATCCACTCTACTGTAAATTCCAAGAGGACTTTAAATACATTCTTCTCCCAGTCAGTTATGCCCTGGTCTTTGTCTTCGGTTTGGCCCTGAACGGGACGGCCTTGTATGTGATTGTCTTCCGCACAAGGACCTGGAAGCCATCCACTATCTACATGTTCAACCTGACCATGTGTGACACCCTCTACATCCTCACACTACCCTTCCTCATCTATTACTACGCGGATGAGAACGACTGGCCCTTCTCTGAACCTCTCTGCAAGATCATTCGCTTTCTGTTTTATGCCAACTTATACG GTTCCATTCTCTTCCTGTGCTGCATCAGTCTGCATCGCTTCATCGGCATCTGCTACCCGGTCCGGTCCCTCTACTGGCTCAGTACTCGGAGGGCCAAGTTCATCTCCGCAGCAGTGTGGGGGGTTGTGTTAGTGTGTCAGGGCCCGGTCCTCTACTTCTCCCGCATCAG GGACAAGAACTCTTCCAGGACCTGCTACGACACCACCAGCCCGGAGCTTTTCGATGACTTTCTGGTATACAGCTCGGTCATATCCGTCCTCATGTTTGCTCTGCCCTTCATGGTTGTCCTGGTGTGTAACGGGCTCATGGTGCGGAAGCTTCTGGAGTTTAGCTGGAGGTCCGAAGGGCGAGCCGAGGGGGAGAGATGCACCTTGTCAGCCTGCCGTTCCAAACAGAAGTCAGTGAAGATGATAATCATTGTCCTGGCAACGTTCATGCTCTGCTTCCTCCCTTTCCACCTCACCCGGAGTCTCTACTACTCTTTCAGATACTTACGACAAATCAGTCCGCAGCAG ATCACTTGCAATACGCTAGAGGCCATCAATGTAGCCTATAAGGTGACTCGACCGCTAGCCAGTGCCAACAGCTGTCTGGACCCCATCCTGTACTTCCTGGCTGGGCAGGACATCCGCAGCAACCTCACCAAAAAGTCCAGGACAACTACTCACAAAGCAGGAAGTATGGGTCTGTGCATGACCACACAACTGTGA
- the LOC101066978 gene encoding P2Y purinoceptor 2 isoform X2: MATPDHNLTTINPLYCKFQEDFKYILLPVSYALVFVFGLALNGTALYVIVFRTRTWKPSTIYMFNLTMCDTLYILTLPFLIYYYADENDWPFSEPLCKIIRFLFYANLYGSILFLCCISLHRFIGICYPVRSLYWLSTRRAKFISAAVWGVVLVCQGPVLYFSRIRDKNSSRTCYDTTSPELFDDFLVYSSVISVLMFALPFMVVLVCNGLMVRKLLEFSWRSEGRAEGERCTLSACRSKQKYLRQISPQQITCNTLEAINVAYKVTRPLASANSCLDPILYFLAGQDIRSNLTKKSRTTTHKAGSMGLCMTTQL, from the exons ATGGCCACCCCTGACCACAACTTGACCACCATTAATCCACTCTACTGTAAATTCCAAGAGGACTTTAAATACATTCTTCTCCCAGTCAGTTATGCCCTGGTCTTTGTCTTCGGTTTGGCCCTGAACGGGACGGCCTTGTATGTGATTGTCTTCCGCACAAGGACCTGGAAGCCATCCACTATCTACATGTTCAACCTGACCATGTGTGACACCCTCTACATCCTCACACTACCCTTCCTCATCTATTACTACGCGGATGAGAACGACTGGCCCTTCTCTGAACCTCTCTGCAAGATCATTCGCTTTCTGTTTTATGCCAACTTATACG GTTCCATTCTCTTCCTGTGCTGCATCAGTCTGCATCGCTTCATCGGCATCTGCTACCCGGTCCGGTCCCTCTACTGGCTCAGTACTCGGAGGGCCAAGTTCATCTCCGCAGCAGTGTGGGGGGTTGTGTTAGTGTGTCAGGGCCCGGTCCTCTACTTCTCCCGCATCAG GGACAAGAACTCTTCCAGGACCTGCTACGACACCACCAGCCCGGAGCTTTTCGATGACTTTCTGGTATACAGCTCGGTCATATCCGTCCTCATGTTTGCTCTGCCCTTCATGGTTGTCCTGGTGTGTAACGGGCTCATGGTGCGGAAGCTTCTGGAGTTTAGCTGGAGGTCCGAAGGGCGAGCCGAGGGGGAGAGATGCACCTTGTCAGCCTGCCGTTCCAAACAGAA ATACTTACGACAAATCAGTCCGCAGCAG ATCACTTGCAATACGCTAGAGGCCATCAATGTAGCCTATAAGGTGACTCGACCGCTAGCCAGTGCCAACAGCTGTCTGGACCCCATCCTGTACTTCCTGGCTGGGCAGGACATCCGCAGCAACCTCACCAAAAAGTCCAGGACAACTACTCACAAAGCAGGAAGTATGGGTCTGTGCATGACCACACAACTGTGA